A single region of the Pseudomonas granadensis genome encodes:
- a CDS encoding HD domain-containing protein has protein sequence MNATARFTHMKDGTEEDWAIIAADFSAYARQLPARIVTHLKLLEGDFGGFPVDRLTHSLQTATRAFRDGRDEEYVVCALLHDIGDTLGSYNHPDIAAAILKPFVSAENLWMVEKHGVFQGYYFFHHLGMDRHLREQFKEHPQFQVTAEFCAKYDAAAFDPAYDTLPLSFFEPMMERLFAQPKNSIYKAAMEQHSPA, from the coding sequence GTGAATGCCACTGCCCGCTTTACCCATATGAAGGACGGCACCGAAGAAGACTGGGCGATCATCGCCGCTGACTTCAGCGCTTATGCCAGACAGCTGCCGGCGCGGATCGTCACGCACCTGAAGTTGCTCGAAGGTGATTTCGGCGGGTTTCCGGTAGATCGTCTGACCCACTCGCTGCAAACCGCGACCCGTGCGTTTCGTGATGGCCGCGATGAGGAATATGTGGTCTGCGCGCTGCTGCACGACATCGGCGACACCCTCGGTTCGTACAATCACCCGGACATCGCTGCGGCGATTCTCAAGCCGTTCGTCAGCGCCGAAAATCTGTGGATGGTGGAGAAGCACGGGGTGTTCCAGGGCTATTACTTCTTTCACCACCTGGGCATGGATAGGCACCTGCGCGAGCAGTTCAAGGAGCACCCGCAGTTTCAGGTAACCGCCGAGTTCTGCGCCAAATACGATGCGGCGGCGTTCGACCCGGCGTATGACACGCTGCCGCTGAGCTTTTTCGAGCCGATGATGGAGCGGCTGTTTGCGCAGCCGAAGAACTCGATTTACAAGGCGGCGATGGAGCAACACAGCCCGGCTTGA
- a CDS encoding DUF962 domain-containing protein: MENVKQFNSFAEFYPYYLSEHSNSTCRRLHFIGTSLVIFILALTIAKGAWLLLLALPLAGYSFAWVGHFFFEKNRPATFQHPLYSLLGDFVMYRDMILGRVAF, from the coding sequence GTGGAAAACGTAAAGCAATTCAACAGCTTCGCTGAGTTCTACCCGTATTACCTCAGCGAACACAGCAACAGCACCTGCCGGCGCCTGCACTTCATCGGCACCAGCCTGGTGATTTTCATCCTCGCTCTGACCATCGCCAAAGGCGCGTGGCTGCTGTTGCTGGCCCTGCCGCTGGCCGGCTACAGCTTCGCCTGGGTCGGGCATTTCTTCTTTGAAAAGAACCGACCGGCGACTTTCCAGCACCCGCTGTACAGCCTGCTCGGTGACTTCGTCATGTACCGCGACATGATTCTGGGTCGCGTAGCGTTCTGA
- a CDS encoding AraC family transcriptional regulator: protein MSERTTSASWAMGIVKALEMDGLDCRVLFKQLGLDYAALDDPDARFTQDSMTRLWQRAVDLSGNPAIGLNMGKVVRPASFHVAGYALMSSNTLAEGFQRLVRYQRIIAESADLSFRLLDEGYGLILTVHGDHLPPTRQSAEASLACALALCGWLSGRPLHPVKVLLQGDQPADLEPYKHAFHAPLVFGAPYDALIFKRADMEAPLPTANEAMALLHDRFAGEYLARFSESRVTHKARQVLCRLLPQGEPKRDTVAQTLHLSQRTLQRRLQEEGTSFQQLLDDTRRELAEQYLAQPSMTLLEIAYLLGFADPSNFFRAFRRWFDTTPGDYRARLLQAPSAVSDAKTPEYTAQTP, encoded by the coding sequence ATGAGCGAACGAACGACTTCTGCAAGCTGGGCGATGGGGATTGTCAAAGCGCTGGAGATGGACGGCCTGGATTGCCGGGTTCTGTTCAAGCAACTGGGGCTCGATTACGCAGCGCTGGATGATCCGGATGCGCGGTTCACGCAAGACTCCATGACCCGGCTCTGGCAACGCGCGGTCGACTTGTCCGGTAACCCGGCGATCGGCCTGAACATGGGCAAAGTGGTGCGACCGGCCTCGTTTCATGTCGCCGGTTATGCGCTGATGTCGAGCAATACCCTGGCCGAAGGTTTTCAACGGCTGGTGCGCTATCAGCGCATCATCGCCGAAAGTGCGGACCTGAGTTTTCGTTTGCTCGATGAAGGTTACGGGCTGATTCTGACCGTGCATGGCGATCACCTGCCGCCGACCCGGCAAAGCGCCGAAGCCTCGCTGGCCTGCGCACTGGCCCTGTGCGGCTGGCTCAGCGGGCGCCCACTGCACCCGGTCAAAGTGCTGCTGCAGGGCGATCAACCCGCCGACCTCGAACCGTATAAACACGCCTTCCACGCGCCGCTGGTGTTCGGCGCGCCGTACGACGCACTGATTTTCAAGCGCGCCGACATGGAAGCGCCGCTGCCCACCGCCAACGAAGCGATGGCGCTGTTGCATGATCGTTTTGCCGGGGAATATCTGGCGCGGTTTTCCGAGAGCCGCGTGACGCACAAGGCGCGGCAAGTGCTGTGCCGCTTGCTGCCGCAGGGCGAACCCAAGCGCGACACCGTGGCGCAGACCCTGCATCTGTCGCAGCGCACCTTGCAGCGTCGTTTGCAGGAGGAGGGCACCAGTTTTCAGCAATTGCTCGACGACACTCGCCGCGAACTTGCCGAACAGTATCTGGCGCAACCGAGCATGACCTTGCTGGAAATCGCCTACCTGCTGGGCTTCGCCGACCCGAGCAATTTCTTTCGCGCCTTCCGCCGCTGGTTCGACACCACGCCCGGTGATTATCGGGCGCGGTTGCTGCAAGCGCCGAGCGCGGTCAGTGACGCCAAAACGCCGGAATACACAGCACAAACACCGTAA
- a CDS encoding TrkH family potassium uptake protein, with amino-acid sequence MALPTLRTIGFIIGIFLITLAVAMVVPMATLVIFERTSDLPSFLWASMITFVAGLALVIPGRPEHVHLRPRDMYLLTVSSWLVVCIFAALPFLLTQHISYTDSFFESMSGITATGSTVLNGLDTMSPGILMWRSMLHWIGGIGFIGMAVAILPLLRIGGMRLFQTESSDRSEKVMPRSHMVARLIVAAYVGITILGSLAFWWAGMSPFDAINHAMSAISTGGFSTSDQSLAKWTQPAVHWVAVVVMILGSLPFTLYVATLRGNRKALIRDQQVQGLLAMLLVTWLVLGTWYWWTTKLHWLEALRHVALNVTSVVTTTGFALGDYSLWGNFSLMLFFYLGFVGGCSGSTAGGIKIFRFQVAYILLKSNLNQLIHPRAVIKQKYNGHRLDEEIVRSILTFSFFFAITICVIALLLSLLGVDWMTALTGAASTVSGVGPGLGETIGPAGNFATLPDAAKWILSAGMLLGRLEIITVFVLCIPAFWRH; translated from the coding sequence ATGGCGTTGCCGACCTTACGGACCATTGGTTTCATCATCGGCATTTTCCTGATTACCCTGGCTGTGGCCATGGTCGTGCCGATGGCCACCCTGGTGATTTTCGAGCGCACCAGCGACCTGCCGTCCTTCCTCTGGGCGAGCATGATCACCTTCGTCGCCGGCCTCGCACTGGTGATTCCCGGCCGTCCGGAACACGTTCACCTGCGCCCGCGAGACATGTATCTGCTGACCGTCAGCAGCTGGCTGGTGGTGTGCATTTTTGCCGCGCTGCCGTTTCTGCTGACCCAGCACATCAGCTACACCGACTCGTTTTTTGAAAGCATGTCGGGCATCACCGCCACCGGCTCTACCGTGCTTAACGGCCTGGACACCATGTCGCCGGGCATCCTGATGTGGCGCTCGATGCTGCACTGGATCGGCGGCATCGGCTTTATCGGCATGGCGGTGGCGATTCTGCCGCTGCTGCGCATCGGCGGCATGCGCCTGTTCCAGACCGAATCTTCGGATCGCTCGGAAAAGGTCATGCCGCGCTCACACATGGTGGCGCGGCTGATCGTGGCGGCTTACGTCGGCATCACCATCCTCGGCAGCCTCGCGTTCTGGTGGGCGGGGATGAGCCCGTTCGATGCGATCAATCACGCGATGTCGGCGATTTCCACCGGCGGTTTTTCCACCTCCGACCAGTCGCTGGCGAAATGGACGCAGCCGGCGGTGCATTGGGTAGCGGTCGTGGTGATGATCCTTGGCAGCCTGCCGTTCACCCTGTACGTGGCGACGTTGCGCGGCAATCGCAAGGCGTTGATCCGCGATCAACAGGTGCAGGGGCTGCTGGCGATGTTGCTGGTGACCTGGCTGGTGCTCGGCACCTGGTACTGGTGGACCACCAAGCTGCACTGGCTCGAAGCCCTGCGGCATGTGGCGCTGAACGTGACGTCGGTGGTCACCACCACCGGGTTCGCCCTCGGCGACTACAGCCTGTGGGGCAATTTTTCGCTCATGTTGTTTTTCTACCTGGGCTTTGTCGGCGGCTGTTCCGGCTCGACCGCGGGCGGGATCAAGATTTTCCGCTTTCAGGTCGCCTATATCCTGCTCAAGTCCAACCTCAATCAGCTGATTCACCCGCGAGCAGTGATCAAGCAGAAGTACAACGGTCATCGCCTCGACGAAGAGATCGTGCGCTCGATTCTGACTTTTTCGTTCTTCTTCGCCATCACCATTTGTGTGATCGCCTTGCTGCTGTCGTTGCTCGGCGTCGACTGGATGACCGCGCTGACCGGCGCGGCGAGCACCGTGTCCGGGGTCGGCCCCGGCCTGGGCGAAACCATCGGCCCGGCCGGCAACTTTGCCACTCTGCCGGATGCGGCCAAATGGATTCTGTCGGCCGGCATGCTGCTCGGCCGACTGGAGATCATTACGGTGTTTGTGCTGTGTATTCCGGCGTTTTGGCGTCACTGA
- a CDS encoding nitroreductase family protein, translating into MQALDALLNRVSVPRLVEPAPTAEQREALFGAALRAPDHGHLQPYRFLTVEGAAREQMGELLAEAAQMQTGEVTEAMIDKARNGPLRAPLVVVVIAKLQEHVKYPKAEQLLAAGCAAHGILLAAYAQGIGAVWRTGDLAYSSHVAKGLGLAEGEEVIAFLYLGTPQKEPRVAEKVDLSEFVSAWPGNA; encoded by the coding sequence ATGCAGGCTCTCGACGCGTTGCTCAACCGTGTTTCCGTTCCCCGACTGGTCGAACCGGCCCCCACTGCCGAGCAGCGCGAAGCCCTGTTTGGCGCCGCCTTGCGCGCGCCGGATCACGGGCATCTGCAGCCGTATCGTTTCCTGACCGTCGAAGGCGCCGCGCGTGAGCAAATGGGCGAGTTGCTGGCCGAGGCTGCGCAAATGCAGACAGGCGAAGTCACCGAAGCGATGATCGACAAGGCCCGCAACGGCCCGCTGCGCGCACCGCTGGTGGTGGTGGTGATTGCGAAATTGCAGGAACACGTCAAATACCCGAAGGCCGAGCAATTGCTCGCGGCCGGGTGCGCGGCGCACGGGATTTTACTGGCGGCGTATGCGCAGGGGATTGGTGCGGTTTGGCGGACTGGGGATCTGGCGTATTCCAGTCATGTGGCAAAAGGCCTGGGGCTGGCAGAAGGCGAAGAAGTCATCGCATTCTTGTACCTTGGTACGCCGCAGAAAGAACCGCGTGTAGCGGAGAAAGTTGATCTGAGCGAGTTCGTCAGTGCCTGGCCTGGTAACGCCTGA
- a CDS encoding sensor histidine kinase — MRSLFWRILASFWLAIALVAGLSILLGHMLNQDAWILSRHPGLNTLASEWTQTYEAQGEEAAQDILEQRKRQYHIDVQVLNETGDPVVRGTFPRRAAAFEARQNNDDRRLPWRRLTDEITSEKTGDTYLFIYRIPHPELDAWHRESLLWPLSALGIALVVLTLFSLLVTFSITRPLSRLRGAVHDLGQTTYQQNSLAKLANRRDEFGVLATDFNRMGARLQSLIGSQRQLLRDVSHELRSPLARLRIALALAERANPQERERLWPRLTRECDRLEALISEILVLARVDADNASAEEVDLNALLGALQKDAQLGSPEQTVRLEAEQRLHLKGWPTMIERAVDNLLRNAQRFNPPEQPIELQASRQGERIVISVRDQGPGVQAEHLSQLGEPFYRAPGQTAAGHGLGLAIARRAAERHGGSLILANHPQGGFVASLELPLVPGAVVQL, encoded by the coding sequence GTGCGTTCACTGTTCTGGCGTATTCTCGCGAGTTTCTGGCTGGCCATTGCTCTGGTCGCGGGGCTGTCGATTCTGCTCGGGCACATGCTCAACCAGGACGCGTGGATTCTCAGCCGCCATCCCGGCCTCAATACGCTGGCCAGTGAATGGACGCAAACCTACGAAGCCCAGGGCGAAGAAGCCGCGCAGGACATCCTCGAACAGCGCAAACGCCAGTACCACATCGACGTTCAAGTGCTCAATGAAACCGGCGACCCGGTCGTACGCGGCACCTTCCCGCGCCGTGCCGCCGCGTTCGAAGCACGGCAGAACAACGACGACCGCCGCCTGCCGTGGCGGCGTCTGACCGATGAAATCACCAGTGAAAAAACCGGTGACACTTATCTGTTCATCTACCGCATACCACACCCGGAACTCGATGCGTGGCACCGCGAAAGCCTGCTCTGGCCGCTGAGTGCGCTGGGCATCGCGCTGGTGGTGCTGACCCTGTTCAGTCTGCTGGTGACTTTCTCGATCACCCGACCGCTCAGCCGTTTACGCGGTGCGGTGCATGATCTGGGGCAAACCACTTATCAGCAGAACAGCCTGGCCAAACTGGCCAACCGCCGCGATGAATTCGGCGTCCTCGCCACCGACTTCAACCGTATGGGCGCGCGTCTGCAAAGCCTGATCGGCAGCCAGCGCCAGTTGCTGCGCGATGTCTCCCACGAATTGCGCTCGCCGCTGGCACGGCTGCGCATTGCCCTGGCACTGGCGGAACGGGCGAACCCGCAAGAACGGGAAAGACTCTGGCCACGGCTGACCCGCGAATGCGATCGGCTGGAAGCCTTGATCAGTGAAATTCTGGTGCTGGCGCGGGTCGATGCCGACAACGCCAGTGCCGAAGAGGTGGACCTGAATGCGCTGCTCGGCGCCTTGCAGAAAGATGCGCAACTGGGCTCGCCGGAACAGACCGTGCGTCTCGAAGCTGAGCAGCGACTGCATCTGAAAGGCTGGCCGACGATGATCGAGCGTGCGGTGGATAATCTGCTGCGCAACGCCCAGCGCTTCAATCCGCCGGAGCAGCCGATTGAATTGCAGGCCTCGCGTCAGGGCGAGCGAATTGTCATCAGCGTGCGCGACCAGGGGCCGGGCGTGCAGGCTGAGCATCTAAGTCAATTGGGCGAGCCGTTTTACCGCGCGCCGGGGCAGACAGCGGCGGGGCATGGGCTGGGTCTGGCGATTGCCAGGCGGGCGGCGGAACGGCATGGCGGCTCGCTGATATTGGCGAATCATCCGCAGGGTGGGTTTGTGGCGAGTCTGGAATTGCCGTTGGTGCCTGGTGCGGTGGTGCAGCTCTGA
- a CDS encoding Spy/CpxP family protein refolding chaperone, which produces MRKTLIALMFAAALPTVAMAMPQDGGPMGGPLDGPRHGGQMHGGMHGKGPYSQLDLSREQREQIRKIMGEQMHERKQVVDKYLEKLSPADQKAMKDEIAANHKKAESDVRALLKPEQQKQFDEIQKKRAERRAEWAEFKAWKAQQAQKAQ; this is translated from the coding sequence ATGCGCAAGACTCTTATCGCTCTGATGTTCGCTGCCGCTCTGCCAACCGTGGCCATGGCCATGCCACAGGATGGCGGTCCGATGGGTGGCCCGCTCGACGGTCCGCGCCACGGGGGTCAGATGCACGGTGGCATGCACGGCAAGGGCCCGTACAGCCAGCTCGACCTGTCCCGCGAACAGCGCGAGCAGATCCGCAAGATCATGGGCGAGCAGATGCACGAGCGTAAGCAAGTGGTCGACAAGTACCTGGAGAAACTTTCCCCGGCCGACCAGAAAGCGATGAAGGACGAGATCGCGGCCAACCACAAGAAAGCCGAGTCGGATGTCCGCGCCCTGCTGAAACCGGAGCAACAGAAACAGTTCGACGAGATCCAGAAAAAGCGCGCCGAACGCCGCGCCGAATGGGCCGAGTTCAAAGCGTGGAAAGCGCAGCAGGCGCAAAAGGCGCAATAA
- a CDS encoding response regulator transcription factor, protein MSELLLIDDDQELCELLSSWLSQEGFQVRACHDGQSARKALAETAPAAVVLDVMLPDGSGLELLKQLRNDHADLPVLMLSARGEPLDRILGLELGADDYLAKPCDPRELTARLRAVLRRSHPAAVSTQLELGDLSFSPVRGVVSIDEKEQTLTVSESRLLEALLKQPGEPLDKQELAQIALGRKLTLYDRSLDMHVSNLRRKIGPHPDGRPRIVALRSRGYFYSL, encoded by the coding sequence ATGAGCGAGCTGTTATTGATTGATGATGACCAGGAGTTGTGTGAACTCCTGAGTAGCTGGTTGAGCCAGGAAGGTTTCCAGGTGCGCGCCTGCCACGATGGTCAGAGTGCCCGCAAGGCCTTGGCCGAAACCGCTCCGGCGGCGGTGGTGCTGGACGTGATGCTGCCCGACGGCAGCGGTCTGGAACTGCTCAAGCAATTGCGCAACGATCACGCCGATCTGCCGGTGCTGATGCTCTCGGCCCGCGGCGAGCCGCTGGACCGCATCCTCGGTCTGGAGCTGGGCGCCGACGATTATCTGGCCAAGCCTTGCGATCCGCGCGAACTGACCGCCCGCCTGCGCGCCGTGTTGCGCCGCAGCCACCCGGCCGCGGTGTCGACCCAGCTTGAACTCGGCGACCTGAGTTTCAGCCCGGTGCGCGGCGTGGTCAGCATCGATGAAAAAGAACAGACCCTCACTGTCTCCGAAAGCCGTTTGCTCGAAGCCCTGCTCAAGCAGCCTGGCGAGCCGCTGGACAAACAGGAACTGGCGCAGATCGCCCTTGGCCGCAAGTTGACGCTGTATGACCGTAGCCTCGACATGCATGTCAGCAATTTGCGCAGGAAGATCGGCCCTCACCCGGACGGCCGGCCGCGGATCGTTGCGTTGCGGAGTCGGGGTTATTTCTACAGCCTCTGA
- a CDS encoding translation initiation factor 2 — protein MRKGPLCLMWVTLSIMAPAHGEEITDGGSSTPFSLSAGSQITELQQRLKASEQQREELSKQLQNADNTRESAQLARLRQENQRLKLQLKEAQASPLPRLLTDQQQWFVTGAGVALLALLCGIFASGASRKRRQWLN, from the coding sequence ATGCGCAAGGGTCCGTTGTGTCTGATGTGGGTCACGTTGTCGATCATGGCGCCCGCCCATGGTGAGGAAATCACTGATGGCGGCAGTTCCACGCCATTTTCGCTGAGTGCCGGCAGCCAGATCACCGAGTTGCAGCAGCGCCTCAAGGCCAGCGAGCAACAACGAGAAGAACTGAGCAAACAACTGCAAAATGCCGACAACACCCGTGAAAGCGCCCAGCTTGCCCGGTTGCGCCAGGAGAACCAGCGCCTGAAGCTGCAACTCAAGGAAGCGCAGGCCAGTCCGCTGCCGCGTCTGCTGACCGATCAGCAACAGTGGTTCGTCACGGGCGCCGGGGTAGCGCTATTGGCGCTGCTCTGCGGTATCTTTGCCAGTGGAGCAAGCCGAAAACGTCGGCAATGGCTAAATTGA
- a CDS encoding YciI family protein has product MLYAIIATDVANSLEARLAARPAHLERLQALKGEGRIVLAGPHPAVDSNDPGAAGFTGSLIVAEFDSLSAAQAWADADPYIAAGVYANVVVKPFKQVLP; this is encoded by the coding sequence ATGCTCTATGCCATCATTGCCACCGACGTCGCCAACTCGCTCGAAGCCCGCCTCGCCGCGCGCCCGGCGCATCTGGAACGCCTGCAAGCGCTCAAGGGCGAAGGCCGCATCGTGCTCGCTGGGCCGCACCCGGCGGTCGACAGCAATGATCCGGGCGCTGCGGGTTTCACTGGCAGCCTGATCGTCGCCGAATTCGATTCGCTGAGCGCCGCGCAGGCCTGGGCGGACGCCGATCCGTACATCGCTGCCGGCGTCTACGCCAATGTCGTGGTCAAGCCGTTCAAGCAAGTCCTGCCTTAA
- a CDS encoding septation protein A yields the protein MKQFIDFIPLLLFFIVYKLDPRVVDIAGQQVTVGGIYSATAMLIISSLVVYGALFIKQRKLEKSQWLTLIACLVFGSLTLAFHSETFLKWKAPVVNWLFAAAFIGSHFIGDRLLIKRIMGHALTLPDPVWTRLNIAWIGFFLFCGAANLFVAFTFQSIWVDFKVFGSLGMTVLFLVAQGVYLSRHLHDADTTTPKTEN from the coding sequence GTGAAACAATTCATCGATTTCATCCCGCTTTTGCTGTTTTTCATCGTTTACAAACTTGATCCACGGGTCGTCGATATCGCCGGCCAGCAAGTGACCGTAGGCGGTATCTACAGCGCCACGGCGATGCTGATCATCAGCTCCCTGGTGGTCTACGGCGCGCTGTTCATCAAACAACGCAAGCTGGAAAAGAGCCAATGGCTGACCCTGATCGCCTGCCTGGTGTTCGGCAGCCTGACCCTGGCCTTCCACAGCGAAACCTTCCTGAAATGGAAAGCGCCGGTGGTCAACTGGCTGTTCGCCGCGGCCTTCATTGGTAGCCACTTCATTGGTGACCGCCTGCTGATCAAACGCATCATGGGCCATGCGCTGACCCTGCCGGACCCGGTCTGGACGCGCCTGAACATCGCCTGGATCGGTTTTTTCCTGTTCTGCGGCGCAGCCAACCTGTTCGTCGCCTTCACCTTCCAGAGCATCTGGGTCGACTTCAAGGTGTTCGGCAGCCTGGGCATGACCGTGCTGTTCCTGGTCGCACAGGGCGTTTACCTGTCGCGTCACCTGCACGACGCCGATACCACAACACCAAAAACCGAGAACTGA
- a CDS encoding PHP domain-containing protein gives MNVDLHCHSTASDGALAPAVLVARAFENGVQVLALTDHDTLEGLAEARATATELGMQLINGVELSCTWGGATIHVLGYGFDVNAAPLVEAIAKLHDGRWLRSEEISRKLALKGMPGALDGARQIQQELGDSGNAPARPHFADWMVREGYVKDRAEAFRKWLGAGKLGDVKLHWPTLEDTVGTLRAAGAWVSLAHPWHYDFTRSKRRKLIADYIQAGGHAIEVVNGYQPAEQVGSLAILAREFGLLVSAGSDFHGPGGWSEIGQYRPVPEDLPPLWCRFKHDPVIAAV, from the coding sequence GTGAATGTTGATTTGCACTGCCACAGCACGGCCTCCGATGGCGCCCTGGCGCCTGCGGTTCTGGTTGCGCGTGCGTTCGAAAACGGCGTGCAAGTGCTGGCGTTGACCGATCACGACACGCTGGAAGGCCTTGCCGAAGCGCGCGCGACCGCCACTGAACTGGGCATGCAACTGATCAACGGCGTCGAGTTGTCCTGCACCTGGGGCGGGGCGACCATTCATGTGCTGGGCTACGGTTTCGACGTCAACGCCGCACCGTTGGTCGAAGCGATCGCCAAATTGCACGATGGTCGCTGGCTGCGGTCGGAAGAAATAAGCCGCAAACTCGCCCTCAAGGGCATGCCCGGTGCACTCGACGGCGCCCGGCAGATCCAGCAGGAACTGGGCGACAGCGGCAATGCGCCGGCCCGTCCGCATTTCGCCGACTGGATGGTGCGCGAAGGTTACGTCAAGGATCGCGCCGAGGCATTTCGCAAATGGCTCGGCGCCGGCAAGCTCGGTGACGTCAAGTTGCACTGGCCGACACTGGAAGACACCGTCGGCACGCTGCGCGCCGCCGGTGCCTGGGTCAGCCTGGCGCACCCGTGGCACTATGATTTCACCCGCAGCAAGCGCCGCAAGCTGATTGCCGACTATATTCAAGCGGGCGGGCATGCCATTGAAGTGGTCAATGGCTATCAGCCTGCGGAACAGGTGGGCAGCCTGGCGATCCTTGCCCGTGAGTTCGGTCTGCTGGTCAGCGCCGGCAGTGACTTCCATGGCCCTGGCGGCTGGTCCGAGATCGGCCAGTACCGGCCGGTTCCCGAGGACCTTCCACCCCTGTGGTGTCGGTTCAAACATGACCCAGTTATTGCCGCCGTCTGA
- a CDS encoding L-threonylcarbamoyladenylate synthase, with the protein MSQFFQIHPENPQARLIKQAVEIIRKGGVVIYPTDSSYAIGCQIGDKTAIERVRRLRQLDEKHNFALICSDLSQLGNYAKIDTGTFRILKAHLPGPYTFILNATREVPRLLLHPKKRTIGLRVPSHPIALALLAELGEPLMSVTLIMPGDEDPLSDPYEMRQLLEHQVDLIIDGGFGGIKASTVIDLTGDDPEVVRVGCGDPTPFMVEA; encoded by the coding sequence GTGAGTCAATTTTTCCAGATACATCCGGAAAACCCGCAAGCGCGCCTGATCAAACAGGCGGTCGAGATCATTCGCAAGGGCGGGGTGGTGATCTATCCCACGGACTCTTCCTACGCGATCGGTTGCCAGATCGGCGACAAGACCGCCATCGAGCGCGTGCGCCGTTTGCGTCAGCTCGACGAGAAACATAACTTTGCGCTGATCTGCAGCGACCTGTCGCAACTGGGCAACTACGCCAAGATCGACACCGGCACGTTCCGTATTCTCAAGGCGCATCTGCCAGGCCCGTACACCTTTATTCTCAACGCCACCCGCGAAGTGCCGCGCCTGTTGCTGCACCCGAAAAAGCGCACCATCGGTTTGCGCGTGCCGAGCCATCCGATCGCGCTGGCGCTGCTGGCCGAACTGGGCGAGCCGCTGATGAGCGTAACGCTGATCATGCCCGGCGATGAAGACCCGCTCAGCGATCCGTACGAAATGCGCCAGTTGCTCGAGCATCAGGTTGATCTGATCATCGACGGCGGTTTTGGCGGCATCAAGGCGTCCACGGTGATTGACCTGACCGGCGACGACCCGGAAGTGGTTCGCGTCGGTTGCGGCGACCCGACGCCGTTCATGGTCGAGGCCTGA
- a CDS encoding segregation and condensation protein A, which translates to MEVFLEAFEGPLDLLLYLIRKQNINILDIPVAEITRQYMGYVELMQSVRLELAAEYLVMAAMLAEIKSRMLLPRAETVEDEEDDPRAELIRRLQEYERFKAAAEGIDGLSRVGRDVIVPKLDAPEARARKLLPDVALEEILMCMAEVLRRGDMFESHQVSREALSTRERMSDVLERLKGGGFVPFVELFTAEEGRLGVVVTFMAILELVKESLVELVQNEPFAAIHVRARAE; encoded by the coding sequence CTGGAAGTCTTTCTCGAGGCCTTCGAAGGCCCGCTCGACCTGCTGCTGTACCTGATCCGCAAACAGAACATCAACATCCTTGACATCCCGGTGGCGGAAATCACCCGCCAGTACATGGGTTATGTCGAGTTGATGCAGTCGGTGCGCCTGGAGCTGGCTGCCGAGTATCTGGTGATGGCGGCGATGCTCGCCGAGATCAAATCGCGCATGCTCCTGCCGCGCGCCGAAACCGTCGAAGACGAAGAAGACGACCCGCGCGCCGAGCTGATCCGCCGCTTGCAGGAGTACGAACGCTTCAAGGCCGCTGCCGAAGGTATCGATGGCCTGAGCCGTGTCGGTCGTGATGTGATCGTGCCCAAGCTCGATGCCCCGGAAGCGCGGGCGCGCAAGCTGCTGCCCGACGTGGCGCTGGAAGAGATTCTGATGTGCATGGCCGAAGTGTTGCGCCGTGGCGACATGTTTGAAAGTCACCAGGTCAGCCGCGAAGCGCTGTCCACCCGCGAGCGCATGAGCGATGTGCTGGAGCGGCTCAAGGGCGGCGGTTTCGTGCCGTTTGTCGAGCTGTTCACCGCCGAAGAAGGTCGCCTCGGTGTGGTGGTGACCTTTATGGCGATCCTTGAACTGGTCAAGGAGTCCTTGGTCGAGCTGGTGCAGAATGAGCCGTTCGCCGCGATCCACGTGCGAGCCCGAGCCGAATAA